The proteins below come from a single Chitinophaga pinensis DSM 2588 genomic window:
- a CDS encoding uroporphyrinogen-III synthase: MPSNKRYRILSTRAVDPELVSSAAEQSVDIIPQAFIRTRPRVDDRLLQQVQQLLKEKVTVVFTSVNAVNAIQNLYFRILPADAVTEQANMPGWDVYCLEGATKEALSRTAIPHNITGTAANAAMLAQTIVRNEEKGPLVFFCGDRRRDELPDILRQRNIGLNEVIVYETTETPAVTGATYDGIFFLSPSAVQSFFSVNHLAQHTVCFSIGPTTAAALEQHTNNKIIISTGQRMADMVQTAIFYFNNIN, encoded by the coding sequence ATGCCATCAAATAAAAGATATCGCATATTAAGCACCAGAGCTGTAGACCCGGAACTGGTCAGCAGCGCTGCGGAACAATCTGTAGATATTATCCCGCAGGCTTTCATCCGTACCAGGCCACGGGTTGATGATCGTCTGCTGCAACAGGTACAACAACTGCTAAAGGAAAAGGTAACGGTCGTTTTCACCAGTGTGAATGCGGTCAACGCCATACAAAACCTGTATTTCCGGATCTTGCCGGCAGATGCAGTTACGGAACAGGCCAATATGCCCGGATGGGATGTATATTGCCTGGAAGGCGCTACCAAAGAAGCCCTTTCCCGTACAGCCATTCCCCACAATATTACCGGCACAGCAGCCAATGCAGCCATGCTGGCGCAGACCATTGTCAGGAATGAAGAAAAAGGTCCGCTGGTCTTCTTCTGCGGAGACAGGCGCAGAGACGAACTGCCAGATATACTACGGCAACGGAACATCGGCCTGAACGAAGTGATCGTATACGAGACAACGGAAACGCCGGCCGTCACCGGAGCAACATATGACGGTATCTTCTTTCTCAGTCCCAGCGCTGTACAAAGCTTCTTCTCCGTCAATCACCTTGCGCAGCATACCGTATGTTTTTCAATCGGCCCGACTACAGCGGCAGCACTTGAACAACATACCAACAATAAAATTATTATCAGCACCGGTCAGCGTATGGCTGATATGGTGCAGACAGCAATATTCTATTTTAACAACATCAACTGA
- the hemC gene encoding hydroxymethylbilane synthase, with protein sequence MNREIKIGTRDSQLALWQANKVKGLLEAQGYSTVLVPIKSEGDIDLVTPLYEIGVQGIFTKSLDIALLNGRIDIAVHSLKDVPTQLPKNIIQAAVLERGPVKDLLVYRQDTAFLGQPEYIANIATSSVRRKAQWLRKYPKHQLHNLRGNVNTRLQKLAAENWDGAIFAAAGLERIGVRPATSIELDWMLPAPAQGAVVAVCREDDDFCRQACAPFNDLATALCTRVERDFLRTLMGGCTTPISAYATISNETVHFSGELCSLDGQQLFTITEQLPLQDAGVIGRSAAEKILAQGGDKIVAEIKNAIK encoded by the coding sequence ATGAACAGAGAAATAAAGATAGGTACAAGGGACAGCCAGCTCGCACTGTGGCAGGCAAATAAAGTAAAAGGTCTGCTGGAAGCGCAGGGTTACAGTACGGTACTGGTACCTATCAAAAGCGAGGGAGATATCGACCTCGTTACTCCACTTTACGAAATAGGCGTACAGGGCATCTTCACCAAGAGCCTGGATATCGCACTCCTCAACGGCCGTATTGATATTGCCGTTCACTCTCTCAAAGACGTTCCGACACAACTGCCTAAAAATATTATTCAGGCCGCTGTCCTGGAAAGAGGCCCTGTAAAGGACCTGCTGGTATACCGTCAGGATACCGCCTTCCTCGGACAGCCGGAGTATATCGCAAACATTGCTACCAGCAGTGTACGCCGTAAAGCACAGTGGCTGCGTAAATATCCGAAGCACCAGCTGCATAACCTGCGTGGGAATGTGAATACCCGCCTGCAGAAGCTGGCTGCTGAAAACTGGGACGGTGCTATCTTCGCTGCCGCCGGACTGGAAAGAATAGGTGTACGTCCTGCCACTTCTATAGAACTTGACTGGATGCTTCCCGCTCCTGCCCAGGGCGCTGTAGTAGCCGTATGCCGGGAAGATGATGATTTCTGCAGACAGGCATGTGCGCCTTTCAACGACCTGGCTACAGCCCTCTGTACCCGCGTGGAACGCGATTTCCTGCGGACACTGATGGGTGGTTGTACTACGCCGATCAGCGCATATGCGACGATCAGCAATGAAACAGTACACTTCAGCGGAGAACTGTGCAGCCTGGACGGACAACAGCTCTTTACTATTACAGAACAGCTCCCCTTACAGGATGCCGGCGTGATAGGCAGAAGCGCGGCAGAAAAGATCCTCGCACAGGGAGGAGATAAAATTGTTGCTGAGATAAAGAATGCCATCAAATAA